The following coding sequences are from one Luteolibacter yonseiensis window:
- a CDS encoding DUF2126 domain-containing protein, whose protein sequence is MSIHVALHHRTSYQYDRPVGHGAHVVRLRPAPHCRSNVLAYSLNVGPMEHFINWQQDPQANYLARLMFPEPTARLDITVDLVVEMSVQNPFDFFLEPEAENFPFAYDGELKRELSPFLVTEEPGPLLTELVSLFKYKKGRTVDFLVEVNSYLQGALDYKIRMEPGVQSPEETLELASGSCRDSAWLLVVLLRHLGLASRFVSGYLIQLKPDVKSLDGPVGSEVDFTDLHAWTEVYLPGAGWIGFDPTSGLLAGEGHLPLACSPEPSSAAPVTGGVEPCESTMEHEMTVTRIYESPRTTLPYREEQWAEILKTGRKIDDDLNAMDVRLTMGGEPTFISIDDFDGAEWNTAAMGPTKRKLSGQLIKRLRAKFAPGGLLFYGQGKWYPGEVLPRWSLACYWRKDGQPIWEDDKLIADDTEKYEFGVTHAEHFANALTVALGADPQWLIPAYEDALYYMWREKRLPANVDPLKSNLKDKNERDRLTRLFQQGIDEIVGYALPLERRNTPQGSRWTSGPWFMRDERMYLLPGDSPMGYRLPLDSLPWVKESEYPWHIPKDPTRDLPKFVQASGSVLSLQRRGQEKTIAALTAKLDREGENSAEEKPWEREPEPQESASWITRSALCVEPRNGTLHIFLPPVADTDDFLDLVATIEQTAASLKIPVVLEGTPPGFDSRLSVVKVTPDPGVIEVNLHPAASWDDLVNNTATLYEEAHLCRLATEKFMVDGRHCGTGGGNHIIIGGETPSDSPLLRRPDLLRSMVTFWNHHPSMSYLFSGLFVGPTSQAPRVDEARNDSIHELEIAFKTLEGEGTPLPWQVDRAFRNLLIDPTGNTHRAEFCIDKLYSPDSSTGRLGLLEMRNFEMPPHYQMSLAQHLVLRALVSRFWREPYTKPLVRWDSEIHDRWMLPHFIWQDFRDVLTDLRGQGYWIDDDWFAPHLEFRFPRIGEFTQKGVEVEMRHAIEPWHVLGEEGGAGAAVRYVDSSVERMQVLVRGLTGERHSLTCNGIRVPLKPTGTHGEFVAGVRYRAWQPPNCLHPTIPVHTPLVFDLLDSWNDRSMGGCTYYAAHPGGRNHESFPVNSYEAEARRLARFFPHGHTGGKMEAREAPASPDFPFTLDLRMIP, encoded by the coding sequence ATGTCCATTCACGTCGCACTGCATCACCGCACCAGTTATCAATATGATCGTCCTGTCGGGCATGGCGCTCACGTTGTGAGGCTCCGGCCGGCGCCGCATTGCCGTTCGAATGTTCTGGCTTACAGCCTGAATGTGGGGCCGATGGAGCATTTCATCAACTGGCAGCAGGACCCGCAGGCGAACTATCTGGCGCGTTTGATGTTTCCCGAGCCCACCGCCCGCCTGGACATCACCGTCGATCTGGTGGTGGAGATGTCGGTTCAGAATCCGTTCGATTTCTTTTTGGAGCCGGAGGCTGAAAACTTTCCCTTCGCCTATGATGGCGAGCTCAAGCGCGAGCTTTCTCCCTTCCTGGTCACTGAGGAACCGGGACCGCTTCTGACGGAATTGGTTTCATTGTTCAAATACAAGAAGGGACGCACCGTCGATTTTCTTGTAGAGGTGAATTCCTATCTGCAGGGAGCTCTCGACTACAAGATCCGGATGGAGCCGGGGGTGCAGTCGCCGGAAGAGACTCTGGAACTGGCGTCGGGTTCGTGCCGGGATTCCGCCTGGCTGCTGGTGGTGCTGCTGCGCCATCTCGGACTGGCGTCCCGGTTTGTCTCGGGTTATCTCATCCAACTGAAGCCCGATGTGAAGTCATTGGACGGCCCCGTCGGGTCCGAGGTGGATTTCACCGACCTCCATGCTTGGACGGAAGTCTATCTGCCGGGCGCGGGGTGGATCGGATTCGATCCGACCTCCGGCCTGCTGGCCGGGGAAGGGCACCTGCCGCTGGCTTGCTCGCCCGAGCCATCCAGCGCCGCGCCGGTGACAGGCGGGGTGGAGCCGTGCGAGTCGACGATGGAGCATGAGATGACCGTCACGCGGATCTACGAGTCCCCCCGGACGACACTGCCATACCGCGAGGAGCAGTGGGCGGAAATCTTGAAAACCGGGCGCAAGATCGATGACGACCTGAACGCCATGGACGTGCGCCTGACGATGGGCGGCGAACCGACGTTCATTTCCATCGATGACTTCGACGGTGCGGAATGGAACACCGCCGCGATGGGACCCACGAAGCGGAAACTCTCCGGCCAGCTCATCAAGCGCCTGCGGGCGAAATTCGCTCCCGGCGGCCTGCTTTTCTACGGCCAGGGGAAGTGGTATCCCGGCGAGGTGCTGCCGCGTTGGTCGCTGGCATGTTACTGGCGAAAGGACGGCCAGCCGATTTGGGAGGACGACAAGCTCATCGCGGACGATACGGAAAAATATGAATTCGGCGTGACGCATGCCGAGCATTTCGCGAATGCTTTGACCGTTGCTCTCGGGGCGGATCCGCAGTGGTTGATCCCGGCTTATGAGGACGCTCTCTATTACATGTGGAGGGAAAAACGCCTGCCGGCGAATGTGGATCCGCTGAAGTCCAATCTGAAGGACAAGAACGAGCGGGACCGGCTGACACGCCTGTTCCAGCAAGGCATTGATGAGATCGTCGGCTACGCGCTGCCGCTGGAACGAAGGAACACGCCGCAAGGATCGCGCTGGACGAGCGGTCCCTGGTTCATGCGCGATGAGCGGATGTATTTGCTGCCCGGTGACTCCCCGATGGGCTACCGACTTCCATTGGATTCGCTGCCATGGGTGAAAGAATCCGAGTATCCCTGGCACATCCCGAAGGATCCGACGCGGGACCTGCCGAAGTTCGTCCAGGCATCCGGCAGCGTGCTTTCCCTCCAACGTCGCGGGCAGGAAAAAACCATCGCCGCGCTGACGGCGAAGCTGGATCGCGAGGGAGAGAATTCCGCTGAGGAAAAGCCATGGGAACGCGAACCCGAGCCGCAGGAGTCCGCATCATGGATCACACGCAGCGCGCTCTGTGTGGAGCCCCGGAATGGAACGCTCCACATTTTCCTTCCCCCGGTGGCCGATACCGATGACTTCCTGGATCTCGTCGCGACGATCGAGCAGACGGCGGCGTCCTTGAAAATACCGGTGGTGCTGGAGGGCACGCCGCCCGGTTTCGATTCCCGCCTGAGCGTGGTCAAGGTGACGCCGGACCCCGGCGTGATCGAGGTCAACCTGCACCCCGCCGCATCGTGGGACGATCTGGTGAACAACACCGCGACGCTGTATGAAGAGGCGCACCTCTGCCGCCTCGCCACGGAGAAGTTCATGGTGGATGGCCGCCATTGCGGAACGGGTGGGGGCAATCATATCATCATCGGAGGCGAGACTCCGTCGGACAGTCCGCTGCTGCGCAGGCCGGATCTGCTGCGGAGCATGGTCACCTTCTGGAATCATCATCCGTCGATGAGCTACCTGTTTTCCGGCCTCTTCGTCGGTCCCACGTCGCAGGCCCCACGGGTGGATGAGGCGCGGAATGATTCCATCCACGAACTGGAGATCGCATTCAAGACACTCGAAGGGGAGGGAACCCCGTTGCCGTGGCAGGTGGACCGTGCGTTCCGGAACCTGCTGATCGACCCGACCGGAAACACCCACCGCGCCGAGTTCTGTATCGACAAGCTTTATAGTCCGGACAGCTCCACCGGGCGTCTCGGACTGCTGGAAATGCGGAATTTCGAAATGCCTCCCCATTACCAGATGAGTCTCGCCCAGCACCTGGTCCTGCGCGCGCTGGTTTCGAGGTTCTGGCGCGAGCCGTACACGAAGCCGCTGGTCCGCTGGGACAGCGAGATCCATGACCGCTGGATGCTGCCGCATTTCATCTGGCAGGATTTCCGCGATGTGCTGACCGATCTGCGCGGGCAGGGCTACTGGATCGACGACGACTGGTTCGCACCGCATCTCGAATTCCGTTTCCCACGCATCGGCGAGTTCACCCAAAAAGGTGTGGAGGTGGAAATGCGCCACGCCATCGAGCCGTGGCACGTTCTCGGTGAGGAAGGCGGTGCCGGTGCCGCGGTCCGTTATGTGGACAGCTCGGTGGAACGCATGCAGGTGCTTGTCCGGGGCCTGACGGGCGAACGGCACTCTCTCACCTGCAATGGCATCCGAGTACCCCTCAAACCCACCGGCACGCATGGTGAATTCGTCGCCGGGGTGCGCTACCGGGCCTGGCAGCCGCCGAACTGCCTGCATCCGACCATCCCGGTGCACACGCCGCTGGTTTTTGATCTGCTGGATTCCTGGAACGACCGCTCGATGGGTGGCTGCACCTATTATGCGGCGCACCCCGGCGGGCGCAATCATGAGAGTTTCCCGGTGAATTCCTACGAGGCGGAAGCCCGGCGTCTCGCGCGTTTTTTCCCACATGGCCACACCGGTGGGAAGATGGAGGCACGGGAGGCTCCCGCCAGCCCGGACTTCCCCTTCACGCTGGACTTGCGGATGATTCCATAG